In a single window of the Pedococcus dokdonensis genome:
- a CDS encoding bifunctional glycosyltransferase/class I SAM-dependent methyltransferase, which produces MTSADAGSTELGAVRIGVLVVAYNAATTLRQTLDRIPSGFRDQLDHVLVCDDASVDETYEIGLEYKSGSTLPLTVIKHVENLRYGGNQKFGYRWAIEEGLDIVVLLHGDGQYAPEVMEQIVTPLVTGEADVVMGSRMMKRGSALKGGMPLYKYVGNRILTRFQNAMTGASLTEWHSGYRAYRTDALRDVPFADYSNDFDFDTEIILGMLGARKRIIEVPIPTYYGDEICYVNGMAYARDVAIDVLRHRAHQMGFGGGSTGGVDTAAYEVKHSPHSSHGQLLTWLTGVPSASVLDVGCSDGHFAGLVRAMGHRVVGVDLVKHEGIGQRIDEFVEADLNRGLPPEAGTGYDVIVAGDVLEHVIDPDSLMADMVSRLGDGGEILVSVPNFGHWYPRLRTASGNFDYDQRGPLDRGHVRFFTRRSFERLISGAGLRIVERRTVGSPLDVLERGGNPVVGRVARFASAVDRAAVRVWPTLFGYQFLYKLERV; this is translated from the coding sequence GTGACGTCAGCAGACGCAGGCTCCACGGAGCTGGGCGCGGTGCGGATCGGTGTCCTCGTGGTCGCGTACAACGCGGCGACGACGCTCCGCCAGACGCTCGACCGCATCCCCTCCGGGTTCCGCGACCAGCTCGACCACGTGCTGGTGTGCGACGACGCGAGCGTCGACGAGACCTACGAGATCGGCCTCGAGTACAAGTCGGGCTCCACCCTCCCCCTCACCGTCATCAAGCACGTCGAGAACCTGCGCTACGGCGGCAACCAGAAGTTCGGCTACCGCTGGGCGATCGAGGAGGGCCTCGACATCGTCGTGCTCCTGCACGGCGACGGCCAGTACGCCCCCGAGGTGATGGAGCAGATCGTCACGCCGCTCGTCACCGGCGAGGCCGACGTCGTCATGGGCTCGCGGATGATGAAGCGCGGTTCGGCGCTCAAGGGCGGTATGCCGCTCTACAAGTACGTGGGCAACCGCATCCTCACGCGGTTCCAGAACGCCATGACCGGCGCCTCCCTCACCGAGTGGCACAGCGGCTACCGCGCCTACCGCACCGACGCGCTGCGCGACGTGCCCTTCGCCGACTACTCCAACGACTTCGACTTCGACACCGAGATCATCCTCGGCATGCTCGGCGCCCGGAAGCGGATCATCGAGGTCCCGATCCCCACCTACTACGGCGACGAGATCTGCTACGTCAACGGCATGGCGTATGCCCGTGACGTCGCCATCGACGTGCTGCGTCACCGCGCGCACCAGATGGGCTTCGGCGGCGGCTCGACCGGTGGCGTGGACACCGCGGCGTACGAGGTGAAGCACAGCCCGCACTCCTCGCACGGGCAGCTCCTCACCTGGCTCACCGGAGTCCCCTCCGCCTCGGTCCTCGACGTCGGCTGCTCCGACGGCCACTTCGCCGGCCTGGTGCGGGCGATGGGGCACCGCGTGGTCGGTGTCGACCTGGTCAAGCACGAGGGCATCGGCCAGCGCATCGACGAGTTCGTCGAGGCCGACCTCAACCGGGGCCTGCCACCGGAGGCCGGCACCGGCTACGACGTCATCGTCGCGGGCGATGTCCTGGAGCACGTGATCGACCCCGACTCGTTGATGGCCGACATGGTGTCCCGCCTCGGCGACGGCGGCGAGATCCTCGTGAGCGTGCCCAACTTCGGGCACTGGTACCCGCGACTGCGGACCGCCTCGGGCAACTTCGACTACGACCAGCGCGGTCCCCTCGACCGTGGGCACGTCAGGTTCTTCACCCGGCGCAGCTTCGAGCGCCTGATCTCCGGGGCCGGCCTGCGGATCGTCGAACGCCGCACCGTGGGGTCGCCACTCGACGTGCTCGAGCGCGGGGGCAACCCGGTGGTGGGCCGCGTGGCGCGGTTCGCGTCTGCCGTCGACCGAGCCGCGGTGCGGGTCTGGCCCACCCTGTTCGGCTATCAGTTCCTCTACAAGCTGGAGCGCGTTTGA
- a CDS encoding glycosyltransferase family 4 protein, with protein sequence MRNPLSVVLLNWRDMNHPEAGGSEKYLSEVATGLAARGHRVTIRTAAYPGALHRETVDGVRYVRRGGRYGVYLRSLAALGLGRHRADVVVDVQNGVPFLSPLVRGGNPVVNLVHHVHREQWGVVFGPAVARAGWFLESRIAPRVYGRSRYVAVSESTRDELGGIGVDVDRITVIHNGTDAVADEHVSRADHPVVIVLGRLVPQKRVEIAMQAVRDLAVDHPDLELWVVGSGYWDTELHRVADELGIRDRTTFTGHVSEAEKHRLLAEAWVLALPSLKEGWGLVVVEAGVHGTPTLAFADVGGLNDSVRDGETGVLVHGGQAEFTAALGALLDDDAGRTALSERVVEWVTRFRWSETVTRWESLLHAAAERREDQPRPGDNRVGGHREADH encoded by the coding sequence GTGCGCAACCCGTTGTCCGTCGTGCTGCTCAACTGGCGGGACATGAACCACCCGGAAGCCGGCGGCTCCGAGAAGTACCTCAGCGAGGTCGCCACCGGTCTGGCCGCCCGAGGTCACCGGGTCACCATCCGGACCGCCGCCTACCCCGGGGCGCTGCACCGCGAGACGGTCGACGGTGTGCGCTACGTCCGCCGTGGTGGACGGTATGGCGTGTACCTGCGCTCGCTCGCGGCGCTCGGTCTGGGGCGCCACCGGGCCGACGTGGTCGTGGACGTGCAGAACGGTGTGCCCTTCCTGAGTCCGTTGGTGCGCGGCGGCAACCCGGTCGTCAACCTCGTCCACCACGTGCACCGCGAGCAGTGGGGGGTGGTCTTCGGTCCGGCCGTCGCTCGGGCCGGCTGGTTCCTCGAGTCCCGCATCGCGCCGCGCGTCTACGGTCGCAGCCGGTACGTGGCGGTGTCGGAGTCGACCCGCGACGAGCTGGGCGGCATCGGGGTGGACGTCGACCGGATCACGGTGATCCACAACGGCACCGACGCCGTGGCCGACGAGCACGTGAGCCGAGCCGACCACCCGGTGGTCATCGTGCTGGGCCGGCTGGTGCCACAGAAGCGGGTCGAGATCGCCATGCAGGCGGTGCGGGACCTGGCCGTCGACCACCCGGACCTCGAGCTGTGGGTCGTCGGGTCCGGCTACTGGGACACCGAGCTGCACCGGGTCGCCGACGAGCTCGGCATCCGCGACCGCACGACCTTCACCGGTCACGTGTCCGAGGCGGAGAAGCACCGCCTCCTCGCCGAGGCGTGGGTGCTCGCGCTGCCCAGCCTCAAGGAGGGGTGGGGGCTCGTGGTGGTGGAAGCCGGCGTGCACGGCACGCCCACGCTGGCCTTCGCCGACGTCGGCGGTCTGAACGACTCGGTGCGCGACGGCGAGACCGGCGTGCTGGTGCACGGCGGGCAGGCCGAGTTCACCGCCGCCCTCGGGGCGCTGCTCGACGACGATGCCGGGCGCACCGCCCTGAGCGAGCGGGTGGTCGAGTGGGTGACCCGGTTCCGGTGGTCGGAGACGGTCACCCGGTGGGAGTCACTGCTGCACGCGGCAGCAGAGCGTCGTGAGGATCAGCCCCGGCCCGGTGACAACCGCGTGGGTGGGCACAGAGAAGCGGACCACTGA
- a CDS encoding acyltransferase family protein translates to MDGRRPRATSRVAALDGLRGITIILVVINHAWILWPRDQIDKVPIVRGIFQGGSVVVFFVIGGFIVTLTLLREQARGILDPLRFYLRRIVRIGVQLLPACLAILVIHRVDPTDPFSDSTTTRSIINVLTYTWNQYAINHVFEARSDLGHLWYLSVQQQCYLVLPLLLIVFARRRRVLALLLVAAAAAVVAHRLEVVATDGWYRASLATTTRSDGLILGVVAALGLGYASRWSRRADLTALLASIALLGLLVLSGEIDPLQYLRAWGVAFTLVSVALVVALYYCTEGSWASRLYSVPALQYLGRASLAIYVWHLIIFETVARHTTTWEWEARSVLSFALLAVVTVAAQRFIEDPTRNWLRRSSAFRAPAAQVEAGVKGADGGIR, encoded by the coding sequence ATGGACGGCAGGCGGCCCCGCGCGACCTCACGCGTCGCCGCGCTCGACGGCCTGCGCGGGATCACGATCATCCTCGTGGTCATCAACCACGCCTGGATCCTGTGGCCCCGCGACCAGATCGACAAGGTCCCGATCGTCCGAGGCATCTTCCAGGGTGGCTCGGTCGTGGTGTTCTTCGTCATCGGCGGGTTCATCGTCACCCTGACCCTCCTGCGTGAGCAGGCTCGCGGGATCCTGGACCCCTTGCGGTTCTACCTGCGCCGCATCGTGCGCATCGGGGTGCAGCTCCTGCCCGCGTGCCTCGCGATCCTGGTGATCCACCGCGTCGACCCGACCGATCCGTTCAGCGACTCCACGACGACCCGGTCGATCATCAACGTCCTGACCTACACCTGGAACCAGTACGCCATCAACCACGTGTTCGAGGCTCGCAGCGACCTCGGTCACCTCTGGTACCTCAGCGTGCAACAGCAGTGCTACCTCGTGCTGCCGCTGCTCCTGATCGTCTTCGCCCGCCGACGCAGGGTGCTGGCTCTGCTCCTGGTGGCCGCAGCCGCGGCGGTGGTGGCCCACCGGCTCGAGGTCGTCGCCACCGACGGCTGGTACCGGGCGTCGCTGGCCACCACGACGCGCTCGGACGGACTGATCCTCGGTGTGGTCGCCGCGCTGGGGCTCGGGTACGCCTCCCGATGGAGCAGACGGGCCGACCTGACAGCCTTGCTCGCCAGCATCGCCCTGCTCGGTCTGCTGGTCCTGTCAGGGGAGATCGACCCGTTGCAGTACCTCCGCGCGTGGGGCGTGGCCTTCACCCTGGTCAGCGTCGCGCTGGTCGTCGCCCTCTACTACTGCACCGAGGGATCGTGGGCTTCGCGGCTCTACTCGGTGCCTGCGCTGCAGTACCTGGGACGAGCGTCGCTGGCCATCTACGTCTGGCACCTCATCATCTTCGAGACCGTCGCACGCCACACCACGACGTGGGAGTGGGAGGCGCGCAGCGTGCTGTCGTTCGCGCTCCTCGCCGTGGTGACGGTCGCGGCCCAGCGGTTCATCGAGGACCCGACCCGGAACTGGCTGCGGCGCTCCAGTGCATTCCGGGCTCCCGCGGCGCAGGTCGAAGCGGGCGTCAAGGGTGCGGACGGTGGGATACGGTGA
- a CDS encoding acyltransferase family protein, translating to MSPQHRPSSPKIPALEGLRGLAILLVVLSHIWVVYPFDRLGEIAPLDGWFKGGSIAVSIFLVLSGFLVTRSLLDAFDDRGASGVGYPLLRRFLRISAQVYLLLVAVLVAAQVDAKDTATEAATSKSTVAVATYTWNWYVREHALEARGDLGHLWYLSVELQVFIALAVAIALWGSRRRALVVGVVVLIVAVTWWRWRVYDVEGWYSASLRTTTRADAALWGILAALLWDRAQRWRREAPAVLGAATLVIVAVVFSGTRLGIDAYFKGQGIAVAIATALFVLAASMPESRTSPAARLLGAAPLRTLGAVSLTLYVWHLPVYWFVSRHTTSWSNLSRTIITVAVLVALVTVLHSFVDEPLRRWTGRIGRIGGPRPAVRTEA from the coding sequence GTGTCACCGCAGCATCGCCCCAGCTCGCCGAAGATCCCCGCCCTGGAGGGGCTGCGCGGTCTCGCCATCCTGCTGGTCGTGCTGTCGCACATCTGGGTGGTCTACCCGTTCGACCGGCTCGGGGAGATCGCCCCCCTCGACGGCTGGTTCAAGGGCGGCTCCATCGCCGTCTCGATCTTCCTCGTCCTGAGCGGCTTCCTGGTGACCAGGAGCCTGCTGGACGCGTTCGACGACCGCGGCGCATCAGGAGTGGGCTATCCGTTGCTGCGCAGGTTCCTGCGGATCAGCGCGCAGGTCTACCTGCTCCTGGTGGCGGTGCTGGTCGCAGCCCAGGTCGACGCCAAGGACACCGCGACCGAGGCTGCCACCTCCAAGTCGACCGTCGCCGTCGCCACCTACACCTGGAACTGGTACGTGCGGGAGCACGCGCTCGAGGCCCGTGGAGACCTGGGCCACCTGTGGTACCTCAGCGTGGAGCTGCAGGTCTTCATCGCGCTGGCCGTCGCGATCGCCCTGTGGGGGTCACGGCGCCGGGCCCTCGTGGTCGGGGTCGTGGTGCTGATCGTGGCGGTGACCTGGTGGCGTTGGCGCGTGTACGACGTCGAGGGCTGGTACAGCGCCTCCCTGCGCACCACCACCCGGGCCGACGCGGCACTCTGGGGCATCCTGGCAGCCCTGCTCTGGGATCGAGCCCAGCGCTGGCGTCGCGAGGCCCCGGCCGTCCTCGGAGCCGCCACGCTGGTGATCGTCGCCGTGGTGTTCAGCGGCACGAGGCTCGGCATCGACGCCTACTTCAAGGGCCAGGGCATCGCGGTCGCCATCGCCACCGCGCTGTTCGTGCTGGCTGCCTCGATGCCGGAGTCGCGCACCAGCCCGGCAGCTCGGCTCCTGGGGGCCGCGCCGCTGCGCACCCTCGGCGCCGTCTCCCTGACTCTCTACGTGTGGCACCTGCCGGTCTACTGGTTCGTGTCACGGCACACGACGTCGTGGAGCAACTTGTCGCGCACCATCATCACGGTGGCCGTCCTGGTCGCCCTCGTCACGGTGCTGCACAGCTTCGTGGACGAGCCGCTGCGGCGGTGGACCGGCCGGATCGGCCGGATCGGCGGTCCCAGACCGGCAGTGCGGACCGAGGCCTGA
- a CDS encoding class I SAM-dependent methyltransferase, whose product MNQRPTRRYRTAGRSLRLFRSFLVEQTDPDRFYGDLADDTVALLSGHTDLAGSSVLDVGAGPRQFAAAFAGAGALYVGLDVAVGDLVDAAAPDVVGVGERLPFADASLDVVMSSNVMEHVPYPGVVAREMVRVVRPGGLVFISYTAWASPWGGHETSPWHFLGGEYAARRYERVQGRPPKNRFGTSMFAARVGDGMRWARAQPDLVVEELSPRYHPDWARAVVEVPGLREVATWNLMMVLRRR is encoded by the coding sequence GTGAATCAGCGACCGACGCGACGGTATCGCACCGCTGGTCGGTCGCTCCGCCTGTTCCGGTCGTTCCTGGTGGAGCAGACCGACCCTGACCGGTTCTACGGCGACCTGGCCGACGACACGGTCGCGCTGCTGTCCGGGCACACCGACCTGGCCGGCTCGTCGGTGCTGGACGTCGGGGCGGGGCCACGCCAGTTCGCTGCCGCCTTCGCCGGCGCGGGGGCGCTCTACGTCGGCCTCGACGTCGCCGTCGGTGACCTCGTCGATGCCGCGGCTCCCGACGTCGTGGGCGTGGGGGAGCGGCTGCCGTTCGCCGACGCCAGCCTCGACGTCGTCATGTCGAGCAACGTGATGGAGCACGTGCCGTACCCCGGCGTCGTGGCCCGCGAGATGGTGCGCGTGGTCCGGCCCGGGGGACTGGTCTTCATCTCCTACACGGCGTGGGCCTCACCGTGGGGAGGGCACGAGACGTCGCCGTGGCACTTCCTGGGCGGGGAGTATGCCGCGCGGCGCTACGAGCGCGTGCAGGGACGCCCCCCGAAGAACCGGTTCGGGACGTCGATGTTCGCGGCCCGGGTGGGCGACGGCATGCGGTGGGCCAGGGCCCAGCCCGACCTGGTCGTCGAGGAGCTGTCGCCGCGCTACCACCCCGACTGGGCCCGGGCCGTCGTCGAGGTGCCGGGGCTGCGGGAGGTCGCCACCTGGAACCTCATGATGGTGCTCCGGCGACGGTGA
- a CDS encoding 2OG-Fe(II) oxygenase: protein MTATLVDLGTLQARLPELAEQYRSAQPFPHVVLDDVLFGDAFTRAAQEFPAMRDPFWKGYLHVNETKYGNTQPDTWGPTLTAVAKEFVSPEFVSFLEQLTGIEDLLPDWSMDGGGLHQTLRGGHLNIHADFTTHHVKENWSRRVNILLYLNEEWRDEWGGKLELWDKDMTAAQARVQPAGNRMLVFTTSDDSFHGHPDALTCPEDVARRSMALYYFTEEEHAVRKATNYRARPDEAGIKRAAIAVDRGAVDLYDRAKRKLGLSDEQVSGVLEKVNKLRRKK, encoded by the coding sequence ATGACCGCCACCCTCGTCGACCTGGGCACCCTGCAGGCCCGGCTGCCCGAGCTGGCGGAGCAGTACCGCTCCGCCCAGCCGTTCCCCCACGTCGTCCTCGACGACGTGCTCTTCGGGGACGCGTTCACGCGGGCGGCGCAGGAGTTCCCGGCCATGCGGGACCCCTTCTGGAAGGGCTACCTGCACGTCAACGAGACCAAGTACGGCAACACCCAGCCCGACACCTGGGGTCCCACCCTGACCGCCGTGGCCAAGGAGTTCGTGTCGCCCGAGTTCGTCAGCTTCCTGGAGCAGCTGACCGGCATCGAGGACCTGCTGCCCGACTGGAGCATGGACGGGGGCGGCCTGCACCAGACCCTGCGGGGCGGCCACCTCAACATCCACGCCGACTTCACCACCCACCACGTGAAGGAGAACTGGAGCCGCCGCGTCAACATCCTGCTCTACCTCAACGAGGAGTGGCGCGACGAGTGGGGCGGCAAGCTCGAGCTCTGGGACAAGGACATGACCGCCGCGCAGGCCCGCGTGCAGCCGGCCGGCAACCGGATGCTCGTCTTCACCACGAGTGACGACAGCTTCCACGGCCACCCCGACGCGCTCACCTGTCCCGAGGACGTGGCCCGCCGCTCGATGGCCCTCTACTACTTCACCGAGGAGGAGCACGCGGTCCGCAAGGCGACCAACTACCGCGCGCGCCCCGACGAGGCCGGCATCAAGCGGGCTGCCATCGCGGTGGACCGCGGTGCGGTCGACCTCTACGACCGGGCCAAGCGCAAGCTTGGCCTCTCGGACGAGCAGGTCAGTGGGGTCCTGGAGAAGGTCAACAAGCTCCGCCGCAAGAAGTAG